The segment GCATTCGTGTTGCCGGACACCAGATGCGGCATGACCGATGCATCTGCCACACGCAGGCCTTGCACGCCACGCACCTTAAGATCCGGCGTCACCACTGTCATGGCATCCGACGCGTCGCCCATGCGGCAACTGCCACTGGCATGGTGGCCCGAGCCCATGTACATGGAAATCCAGTCCAGCAGCTCGTCATCGCTTTGCAGTTTCGGTGCCGGTCGGGTCTGCGCCTCCACCAGCATCGCCAGCGCGGGTTGCTGGGCAATTTTCATGGACATGCGCACGCCGTAAATCAGGGCTTTGCGGTCGCGTTCATCCTGCAGATAATTCATTCGAATGCTGCCCAACTGCTCGGGTTGGTTGCTCTTGAGCTTAAGCTCGCCGCGCGAATACGGGCGCACCTGGTAGGGCGCCATAGTCATGCCGGGGAAGGCTTCGGTGCGGTAGTTCTTGGCGTTTTGCATATAGCCCTCGATATCGCCGGTCACGGGCAGGCCGTGAATTTGGATATCGTTGTAGGGTAGGCTTGGGTCGCTGCTAAACCAGGCCGCAAATTCGGATGCAGGCATGGCCATCGCACCCTGCTTGGTCAGCAGGTATTTAAGCAGCGAAGTCCCAATGCCCATGCCACGCAGCGATTTGTTCAGACTGGGCGTATCGGCCTTCATGCGCCAGGACATGGGCACGATTGCGTGGTCCTGCAAATTGGCGCCCACGCCAGGCAGATCGACCTTGACCTCAATGCCCATCTCGCGCAAGTGTGCAGCCGGGCCAATACCCGAGAGCATGAGCAGTTGCGGCGACTGCAGCGCGCCCGCGCACAGCACAATTTCCTGTCGCGCTCTGGCACTGTGGCTGCCGCCGGCCTTGTCTTTCCAGTGCACCGTGGTAGCACGCTGGCCTTCCAGCCCGATACGCGTGACCAGCACCTGCATGCGCACGTCCAGATTCTTGCGCTGCATCGCAGGCTCAATGGCATTCTTGGCCACCGACGAGCGCTGACCCTTCTTGAGGTTGACCTGAAACAGGCCTGCACCATCAGGGTGGCCATTGTTGAAGTCCTTGCAGGCTGGCATGCCAGCCTGAATGGCGGCATTCACCATGGCCAAAGATACCGGGTGCGGTTGGTGCAGATTGCTAGCTGTCAGCGGCCCACCCCGACCATGCATGGGCTGGGCAAAGGCCTGCTCATCGCTTTGCTGGTCTTCCGTGCGGGCAAAATACGGCTGCAATTCGGCATAGCTCCAGCCCTTGGCGCCTGATGCCGCCCAGCTGTCGAAATCAGCCTTGTCACCGCGCACATAAATCATGCCGTTGATCGACGATGAACCGCCCAGACGCTTGCCACGTGGCAAACTGATGCGGCGGCCTGCTGCATATTGCTCAGGCTCCGTTTCATGGCCCCAGGAGTACTTGGGGCTGTTGATCATCTGACCCCATCCTGAAGGCATGTTGACCAGAAGATCCTTGTGGCTTGCCCCGCCTTCCAGCAGCAAGACCTTGTACTTGCCGCATTCGCTCAAGCGCGCAGCCAGTGTTCCGCCCGCCGAGCCTGCGCCTATGACGATGTAGTCAAAATTTTCTTCCACGGCTTGTCTCCATTGATTTAGTTATTAAATGCATTGACCCGCAGACTGAAAAAGGGCGAGCCACAGCCCACCCTTCAAACATTCAAAAAAGCTCTGGCCGTCTTGCCGTAGAAAGTCAGGCCCTTGGCGGCCATCTCGCGCAGCAGCTGCGGAGGGCGCAGTTGCTCGCCAAACAGGTCGGCCAGGCGGTCGGCTTCCGCGACAAACTGGGGCAGACCTATTCCATCGATAAAGCAGAATGGGCCGCCGGTATAGGCCGGAAAACCCACACCCAGAATCGAGCCAATATCTCCATCGGCCGGGGCCAGCAGCACACCCTCTTCCATGGCGCGCGCGCCCTCAACGGCTTGCACATACAGAATGCGCTGCTTGAGGTCATGCGCGCTTGGCTGCTGGCTTTTCAGCGGGTAATGCTCTACAAGACCCGGCCAGATGCGCTTGCCGCCGTTTTCGTCATAGTCATAAAAGCCTTTGCCCACCTTGCGCCCCAGACGCCCCAGCTCAAACAGTTGGTTGATGATGGGAACCGAGCGGCCCTGCTGGTATTGCTCAGGGAACTCCTTGGCCTGCGACTCGCCCGCATGCTTGGCCAGATCGATCGACAGCTCATCCGTAATGCCCAGCGGCCCCACGGGCATGCCCGCATGTTTGGCACAGTTCTCGAT is part of the Comamonas sp. Y33R10-2 genome and harbors:
- a CDS encoding GMC family oxidoreductase, with product MEENFDYIVIGAGSAGGTLAARLSECGKYKVLLLEGGASHKDLLVNMPSGWGQMINSPKYSWGHETEPEQYAAGRRISLPRGKRLGGSSSINGMIYVRGDKADFDSWAASGAKGWSYAELQPYFARTEDQQSDEQAFAQPMHGRGGPLTASNLHQPHPVSLAMVNAAIQAGMPACKDFNNGHPDGAGLFQVNLKKGQRSSVAKNAIEPAMQRKNLDVRMQVLVTRIGLEGQRATTVHWKDKAGGSHSARARQEIVLCAGALQSPQLLMLSGIGPAAHLREMGIEVKVDLPGVGANLQDHAIVPMSWRMKADTPSLNKSLRGMGIGTSLLKYLLTKQGAMAMPASEFAAWFSSDPSLPYNDIQIHGLPVTGDIEGYMQNAKNYRTEAFPGMTMAPYQVRPYSRGELKLKSNQPEQLGSIRMNYLQDERDRKALIYGVRMSMKIAQQPALAMLVEAQTRPAPKLQSDDELLDWISMYMGSGHHASGSCRMGDASDAMTVVTPDLKVRGVQGLRVADASVMPHLVSGNTNAASVVIGDKAADMVLGLAPLPAFASGRPVASAISEALQSPRVEQVAAV